In Cheilinus undulatus linkage group 16, ASM1832078v1, whole genome shotgun sequence, one DNA window encodes the following:
- the LOC121523557 gene encoding gastrula zinc finger protein XlCGF57.1-like, giving the protein MSGFRDISVFSKEVQRLSVCKEEVSPEQQEWSSSLNQEITIKEEPEDLWSSQEGEQLQGTEKDDIIKFTYFPVHLKSEDNDVKPQSSQLHQRWTEEVDKGADGEDCGGEEEAEYSDSERDLPPEIEVKIEYSSGAETDDSGDWRKTTERQSGPNSMENIKYNGAKTNEKSHCCTECGKIFNCKGQLKRHMLVHTGEKPYSCSECGKRFAHKGSMTAHMKIHSEEKSFGCSECGKKYHLKDSLLKHMKSHTEEKPFKCSECGIGFYRKSLLTDHMKIHTGETPFSCSECGKRFARKGNMTTHMRIHSEEKSFGCSVCGKKYHLKDSLTKHMKSHTGDKPLRSLTDRIRIHTGEKPYGCSECGKTFNTPKDLRVHMRIHTGEKPFGCPECGKRFNQNGNLNKHMLVHDTQRTFCCTVCGKTYRRNDCLALHMRFHLGEKPFTCAQCGKIFLFKGRLKDHMRFHTGEKPFSCSVCGKRFTTRGNMKKHMRTHSGEDTLSALYEVNILPPSLDDAAQQESHLGETRHHTSHMGTQSEDKQEEMHLIDDSLGQVL; this is encoded by the exons ATGTCAGGGTTTCGGGatatttcag ttttttccaAAGAGGTCCAGAGGCTCTCGGTGTGTAAAGAAGAGGTTTCCCCTGAGCAGCAGGAGTggagctccagtctgaaccaggAGATTACCATCAAAGAGGAGCCTGAGGACCTGTGGAGCAGTCAGGAGGGAGAGCAGCTTCAAGGGACAGAAAAGGATGATATCATTAAGTTCACTTATTTCCCTGTTCATCTGAAGAGTGAAGATAATGATGTGAAACCTCAGTCCTCACAGCTTCATCAAAGATGGACTGAAGAGGTGGATAaaggagctgatggagaggactgtggaggagaagaggaagctGAATATTCTGATTCAGAGAGAGATTTACCACCAGAGATTGAGGTGAAGATTGAATATTCTTCTGGagctgagactgatgacagtggtGATTGGAGGAAGACAACAGAACGTCAGTCAGGTCCAAACTCAATGGAAAACATCAAATATAATGGAGCAAAGACTAACGAGAAATCCCATTGCTGCACTGAGTgtggtaaaatatttaactgtaAAGGTCAGCTTAAACGCCATATGTtagttcacacaggagagaaaccctacagctgctctgagtgtggcaaAAGATTTGCCCATAAAGGAAGCATGACAGCACACATGAAAATCCACTCAGAAGAGAAATCCTttggctgctctgagtgtggtaaaaaataTCACCTTAAAGATTCTTTGTTGAAACATATGAAAAGTCATACAGAGGAAAAGCCCTTCAAGTGCTCCGAGTGTGGTATAGGATTTTACAGAAAATCTCTCCTTACAGATCATATGaaaattcacacaggagagacgcctttcagctgctctgagtgtggtaaacgATTTGCCCGTAAAGGAAATATGACCACACACATGAGAATCCACTCGGAAGAGAAATCATTTGGCTGTTCTGTGTGTGGTAAAAAATATCACCTTAAAGATTCTTtaacaaaacatatgaaaagTCACACAGGAGATAAACCTCTCAGAAGTCTAACAGATCGTAttagaattcacacaggagagaaaccctatggctgctctgagtgtggtaaaacatttaacacaCCAAAAGATTTAAGAGTTCATATGAGAATtcatacaggagagaaacccttcggCTGCCCGGAGTGTGGCAAAAGATTTAATCAAAATGGAAATCTTAATAAGCATATGCTAGTTCATGATACACAGAGAACTTTCTGCTGCACTGTATGTGGAAAAACATATAGACGAAATGACTGTTTAGCACTACACATGAGGTTTCATTTGGGAGAGAAACCTTTTACCTGCGCTCAGTGtggtaaaatatttttatttaaaggtcGTCTGAAAGACCATATGAGATTTCATAccggagagaaacccttcagctgctctgtgtgtggaAAAAGATTTACCACCCgaggaaatatgaaaaaacacatgAGAACCCACTCAGGAGAGGACACTTTGTCTGCTTTGTATGAGGTAAATATTCTCCCACCAAGTCTAGATGACGCGGCACAACAGGAGTCACATTTAGGAGAAACCCGTCATCACACATCGCACATGGGAACCCAAAGTGAAGACAAACAGGAGGAAATGCATTTAATTGATGATTCTCTTGGCCAAGTTCTTTGA
- the LOC121523571 gene encoding gastrula zinc finger protein XlCGF57.1-like isoform X1 — translation MSEFQDPSEIQQLMVMLEEVLPKQQERSSSLDQEEPPEPTHIKEEQEELGISQEREQLQGTEEGDINFSPVPVKSEKEDRLESQSLQLDEIQRAENGDTEHLKTESDGEDCGGSKADREIYPDCHSQTIPPDKASHLSGSDTDDSADWEETDEPPGSLNQQAKNTDIAQSDVKYSTGDKSVSSSECPPSFGEEKQVQKLEGTLTGDERLSCSVCHKRFSKQGNLKRHLTVHTGVKQFSCSFCEKRFSRQYHLKRHLTFHTGEQPFSCSFCGKGFSHRTHLKQHLTVHTGEKLFSCSVCHKRFSRKGHLKEHLTVHSEEKRFSCSVCHNKFSQERYLKQHMTVHTGEQPFSCPVCDKKFYNQGHLKDHLSIHTGVKRFCCTVCGKSFLRQGHLKQHMTVHTGEKPFSCSVCHERFSYKRYLKQHLTVHTGEKLLTCSFCGKSFSRQEQLIEHLTVHTEEKPFSCSDCHQRFSHQCHLKEHLTLHTREKPFSCSVCDKRFARSGEARRHSFIHTREKKSHKAQGDA, via the exons atgtcagAGTTTCAGGATCCTTCAG AAATCCAGCAGCTGATGGTGATGCTAGAAGAGGTTCTCCCTaagcagcaggagaggagctCCAGTCTGGACCAGGAGGAGCCACCAGAACCAacacacattaaagaggaacaaGAGGAACTAGGGATCAgtcaggagagagagcagcttcAAGGAACAGAGGAGGGTGATATCAACTTCTCTCCTGTCcctgtgaaaagtgaaaaagaggATCGACTGGAGTCTCAGTCTTTACAGCTTGATGAAATCCAAAGAGCAGAGAATGGAGACACAGAGCATTTGAAAACAGAAtctgatggagaggactgtggaggatcAAAAGCAGACAGAGAGATTTATCCAGACTGTCATTCACAGACAATTCCTCCTGACAAGGCTTCTCACCTCTCTGGATCCGatactgatgacagtgctgattGGGAGGAGACTGATGAACCTCCGGGAAGTTTAAACCAGCAAGCAAAAAACACTGACATAGCTCAGAGTGATGTCAAATACAGCACTGGAGACAAATCAGTTAGCTCCTCTGAATGTCCTCCAAGCTttggagaggaaaaacaagtgcaGAAACTGGAAGGAACCCTTACAGGGGATGAACGTCTGAGCTGCTCAGTTTGTCATAAAAGATTTTCCAAGCAAGGAAATCTGAAGCGACACCTGACTGTCCACACAGGAGTGAAACAATTTAGCTGttcattttgtgaaaaaagaTTTTCTCGACAATACCATCTGAAGAGACACTTGACTTTCCACACAGGGGAGCAGCCATTTAGTTGTTCATTTTGTGGTAAAGGATTCTCTCACCGAACACATCTGAAGCAACACCTGActgtccacacaggggagaaactaTTTAGCTGTTCAGTTTGTCATAAAAGATTTTCAAGAAAAGGACATCTGAAGGAACACTTGACTGTCCATTCAGAGGAAAAACGATTTAGTTGTTCAGTCTGTCATAATAAATTTTCTCAGGAAAGATATTTGAAACAACACATGACTGTCCACACAGGGGAGCAACCATTTAGTTGCCCTGTTTGTGATAAAAAATTCTATAACCAAGGACATCTAAAGGATCACTTATCCATTCACACAGGGGTAAAACGATTTTGCTGCACGGTTTGTGGTAAAAGCTTTTTACGACAAGGACATCTGAAACAACACATGACTGtgcacacaggggagaaaccatttagttgtTCAGTTTGTCATGAACGATTTTCTTACAAAAGATATCTGAAGCAACACTTGActgtccacacaggggagaaactgTTAACTTGTTCATTTTGTGGTAAAAGTTTTTCACGCCAAGAACAACTGATAGAACACTTGACTGTCCACACAGAGGAGAAGCCATTTAGTTGCTCAGattgtcatcaaagattttctcACCAATGTCACCTGAAGGAACACTTGACCTTACACACAAGGGAAAAACCATttagttgttcagtttgtgATAAAAGATTTGCAAGGAGTGGAGAGGCAAGAAGACACTCTTTCATCCACACAAGGGagaaaaaatctcataaagcaCAAGGTGACGCTTAG
- the LOC121523571 gene encoding gastrula zinc finger protein XlCGF57.1-like isoform X2, which translates to MVMLEEVLPKQQERSSSLDQEEPPEPTHIKEEQEELGISQEREQLQGTEEGDINFSPVPVKSEKEDRLESQSLQLDEIQRAENGDTEHLKTESDGEDCGGSKADREIYPDCHSQTIPPDKASHLSGSDTDDSADWEETDEPPGSLNQQAKNTDIAQSDVKYSTGDKSVSSSECPPSFGEEKQVQKLEGTLTGDERLSCSVCHKRFSKQGNLKRHLTVHTGVKQFSCSFCEKRFSRQYHLKRHLTFHTGEQPFSCSFCGKGFSHRTHLKQHLTVHTGEKLFSCSVCHKRFSRKGHLKEHLTVHSEEKRFSCSVCHNKFSQERYLKQHMTVHTGEQPFSCPVCDKKFYNQGHLKDHLSIHTGVKRFCCTVCGKSFLRQGHLKQHMTVHTGEKPFSCSVCHERFSYKRYLKQHLTVHTGEKLLTCSFCGKSFSRQEQLIEHLTVHTEEKPFSCSDCHQRFSHQCHLKEHLTLHTREKPFSCSVCDKRFARSGEARRHSFIHTREKKSHKAQGDA; encoded by the coding sequence ATGGTGATGCTAGAAGAGGTTCTCCCTaagcagcaggagaggagctCCAGTCTGGACCAGGAGGAGCCACCAGAACCAacacacattaaagaggaacaaGAGGAACTAGGGATCAgtcaggagagagagcagcttcAAGGAACAGAGGAGGGTGATATCAACTTCTCTCCTGTCcctgtgaaaagtgaaaaagaggATCGACTGGAGTCTCAGTCTTTACAGCTTGATGAAATCCAAAGAGCAGAGAATGGAGACACAGAGCATTTGAAAACAGAAtctgatggagaggactgtggaggatcAAAAGCAGACAGAGAGATTTATCCAGACTGTCATTCACAGACAATTCCTCCTGACAAGGCTTCTCACCTCTCTGGATCCGatactgatgacagtgctgattGGGAGGAGACTGATGAACCTCCGGGAAGTTTAAACCAGCAAGCAAAAAACACTGACATAGCTCAGAGTGATGTCAAATACAGCACTGGAGACAAATCAGTTAGCTCCTCTGAATGTCCTCCAAGCTttggagaggaaaaacaagtgcaGAAACTGGAAGGAACCCTTACAGGGGATGAACGTCTGAGCTGCTCAGTTTGTCATAAAAGATTTTCCAAGCAAGGAAATCTGAAGCGACACCTGACTGTCCACACAGGAGTGAAACAATTTAGCTGttcattttgtgaaaaaagaTTTTCTCGACAATACCATCTGAAGAGACACTTGACTTTCCACACAGGGGAGCAGCCATTTAGTTGTTCATTTTGTGGTAAAGGATTCTCTCACCGAACACATCTGAAGCAACACCTGActgtccacacaggggagaaactaTTTAGCTGTTCAGTTTGTCATAAAAGATTTTCAAGAAAAGGACATCTGAAGGAACACTTGACTGTCCATTCAGAGGAAAAACGATTTAGTTGTTCAGTCTGTCATAATAAATTTTCTCAGGAAAGATATTTGAAACAACACATGACTGTCCACACAGGGGAGCAACCATTTAGTTGCCCTGTTTGTGATAAAAAATTCTATAACCAAGGACATCTAAAGGATCACTTATCCATTCACACAGGGGTAAAACGATTTTGCTGCACGGTTTGTGGTAAAAGCTTTTTACGACAAGGACATCTGAAACAACACATGACTGtgcacacaggggagaaaccatttagttgtTCAGTTTGTCATGAACGATTTTCTTACAAAAGATATCTGAAGCAACACTTGActgtccacacaggggagaaactgTTAACTTGTTCATTTTGTGGTAAAAGTTTTTCACGCCAAGAACAACTGATAGAACACTTGACTGTCCACACAGAGGAGAAGCCATTTAGTTGCTCAGattgtcatcaaagattttctcACCAATGTCACCTGAAGGAACACTTGACCTTACACACAAGGGAAAAACCATttagttgttcagtttgtgATAAAAGATTTGCAAGGAGTGGAGAGGCAAGAAGACACTCTTTCATCCACACAAGGGagaaaaaatctcataaagcaCAAGGTGACGCTTAG
- the LOC121523574 gene encoding gastrula zinc finger protein XlCGF57.1-like, translating to MSGFQDSSDVQKLIVMTEEVLPKQQERSFSLDQEEPPEPAHIKEEQEELWISQEREQCPEAEEAGISMFTFTPVPVKSEEEDGLESQSSKLDEIQRAENGDTENLKTESDGEDCGGSKADREIYPDCHSQTIPPDKISHLSGSDTDDSADWEETDEPQRGLNPKQNTDIGLSDFKCSTGDSVSSSECPPSFGDNKQVQKLEGTHTGDKGLSCSVCHKRFPNPSNLKRHSTVHTGVKQFSCSFCEKRFSRQHHLKRHLTVHTKEKQFSCSFCEKRFSQQYNLTSHLTVHTVEQPFSCSLCGKGFSHQTYLKKHMTVHTGEKLFSCSVCHKRFSRKENLKEHLTVHTEEKPFSCSVCHNKYSKNRYLKRHMTVHTGEQPFSCPVCDKKFFIEGYLKDHLSSHTGANRFSCTVCSKSFLRQGHLKQHMTVHTREKPFSCSVCHQRFSYKRDLKQHLTVHTGEKPSSCFICGKSFSCQEQLIEHLTVHTEEKPFSCSDCHQRFSHQYQLKEHLTLHTRGKTI from the exons atgtcagGGTTTCAGGATtcttcag atgtCCAGAAGCTGATTGTGATGACAGAAGAGGTTCTCCCTaagcagcaggagaggagctTCAGTCTGGACCAGGAGGAGCCACCAGAACCAgcacacattaaagaggaacaaGAGGAACTGTGGATCAGTCAGGAGAGAGAGCAGTGTCCAGAAGCAGAGGAGGCCGGTATCAGCATGTTCACATTCACTCCTGTCCCTGTGAAGAGCGAAGAAGAAGATGGACTGGAATCTCAGTCCTCAAAGCTTGATGAAATCCAGAGAGCAGAGAACGGAGACACAGAGAATTTGAAAACAGAATCTGATGGAGAAGACTGTGGAGGATCAAAAGCAGACAGAGAGATTTATCCAGACTGTCATTCACAGACAATTCCTCCTGACAAGATTTCACACCTTTCTGGATCCGatactgatgacagtgctgattGGGAGGAGACTGATGAACCTCAGAGAGGTTTAAACCCCAAGCAAAACACTGATATAGGTCTGAGTGATTTCAAATGTAGCACTGGAGACTCAGTTAGCTCCTCTGAATGTCCTCCAAGCTTTGGAGATAACAAACAAGTACAGAAACTTGAAGGAACCCATACAGGAGATAAAGGTCTGAGCTGCTCAGTTTGTCATAAAAGATTTCCAAACCCAAGTAATCTGAAGCGACACTCGACTGTCCACACAGGAGTGAAACAATTTAGCTGttcattttgtgaaaaaagaTTTTCTCGACAACACCATCTGAAGAGACACCTGACTGTCCACACAAAAGAGAAACAATTTAGCTGTTCATTCtgtgaaaaaagattttcacAACAATACAACTTGACAAGCCACTTAACTGTCCACACAGTGGAGCAGCCATTTAGTTGTTCATTATGTGGTAAAGGATTCTCTCACCAAACATATCTCAAGAAACACATGActgtccacacaggggagaaacttTTTAGCTGTTCAGTTTGTCATAAAAGATtctcaagaaaagaaaatctgaaGGAACACTTGACTGTCCACACAGAGGAAAAACCATTTAGTTGTTCAGTTTGTCATAATAAATATTCCAAGAACAGGTATCTGAAACGACACATGACTGTCCACACAGGGGAGCAACCATTTAGTTGCCCTGTTTGTGATAAAAAATTCTTTATTGAAGGGTATCTAAAGGATCACTTGTCCAGTCACACAGGGGCAAATCGATTTAGCTGTACAGTTTGCAGTAAAAGCTTTTTACGACAAGGACATCTAAAACAACACATGACTGTCCACACAagggagaaaccatttagttgttcagtttgtcatcaaagattttcttACAAACGAGATCTGAAGCAACACTTGACtgtccacacaggagagaaaccgtCAAGCTGTTTCATTTGCGGTAAAAGTTTTTCATGCCAAGAACAACTAATAGAACACTTGACTGTCCACACAGAagagaaaccatttagttgctcagattgtcatcaaagattttctcACCAGTATCAGCTGAAGGAGCACTTGACCTTACACACAAGGGGAAAAACCATTTAG